Proteins from one Sabethes cyaneus chromosome 2, idSabCyanKW18_F2, whole genome shotgun sequence genomic window:
- the LOC128738660 gene encoding N-terminal Xaa-Pro-Lys N-methyltransferase 1-A produces the protein MDTSLKTDLETVAKESNNNEDTTGEDAAKQRPPRDEKYYQDAKQYWSTISPTVDGMLGGFASISFADVRASEQFLRNLYKLKPAPGKLCALDCGAGIGRVSKNLLMPMFAKVDLVEQDEQFCRKAEDDLASSAKLGTVFNLGLQDFTPEEGKYDIIWSQWVLGHLTDDDIVDFFARCQLGLKKNGLMVVKENFTAGSIVEPDRQDSSVTRPLPWMKKLLQKGGFRIIKEQKQKDFPKGLYPVYMLAVKPMIINS, from the coding sequence ATGGATACATCTTTAAAAACGGACCTCGaaacggttgcaaaggagtcgAACAACAACGAGGATACTACCGGTGAAGATGCTGCTAAGCAGCGACCACCGCGCGATGAGAAATACTACCAGGATGCTAAGCAGTACTGGTCCACTATTTCGCCTACCGTAGACGGTATGTTGGGTGGATTTGCAAGTATTTCCTTTGCCGACGTAAGAGCGTCGGAGCAGTTTCTGCGGAATCTATACAAACTAAAACCTGCCCCCGGTAAATTGTGTGCACTGGACTGTGGTGCCGGTATCGGACGCGTCAGCAAGAACCTTTTAATGCCCATGTTTGCTAAGGTGGACTTGGTCGAGCAAGATGAACAATTTTGTCGAAAAGCCGAAGACGACTTGGCTTCAAGCGCGAAGCTCGGGACAGTTTTTAACCTTGGGCTGCAGGACTTCACACCGGAGGAGGGCAAGTACGACATCATTTGGTCGCAGTGGGTGCTAGGGCATTTGACGGATGATGATATAGTGGACTTTTTTGCCCGATGCCAGCTTGGATTGAAAAAGAACGGGCTGATGGTTGTGAAGGAGAATTTTACCGCTGGATCGATCGTCGAGCCGGATCGACAGGATTCGTCCGTAACGAGACCGCTGCCTTGGATGAAGAAGCTTTTGCAGAAAGGAGGCTTCCGAATAATTAAGGAACAAAAGCAGAAAGATTTTCCCAAGGGTTTGTATCCGGTGTACATGCTGGCTGTGAAGCCGATGATAATAAACAGCTGA
- the LOC128734074 gene encoding golgin subfamily A member 2-like: protein MADKAEKIAAARKKLKQYQSKQKQDSVVKSGNSSARETPVPATTAAGNSEPHSSVCSAITTVEDALNQNSISQTASSATQPSSYAGAASFFNNNGQLMPDFFTMEPQVAQVPEKPMEASLNSINRISDEIGQLIANANADLGPQNTILELESEKADLSRTLNAQKLENDELRLRLRNNQSVVEELKNEIDKLKLENSTKVTSELGPIQEQLRMQIQAVGALVGEKAELTATVSKYQSLVREKTTENDELQNRLKASRGAVQKLEKELESIKQSGNRFEDLERTIKNQLNEYQDEANKFRKLYEDLQEDLGELKQKLQVRNQEFQSAQRQLEQAQSELGLAKLRVEQLSSDDDMDSNMKIEALSQQNLIKAQQIKDLQEIIKQIGNERDQSNQQYQNYVLHLNKEVSNLADKIQELTEENNRLSTREDNLVRHVGELERQIQQQMVKAKLYASQQQEDTVEEQQRTTLESELQLLKEQIANFEMERTERWKQSDSIEKLQQEYEEKLKQSENELAQLKLTTERLQMDKPDTAKLLAELEVAKVESSRAVAQNVELKSQLEEMQRAFVQISNDKLELTDKLQSELHLGREMKATYGQLESELNTTREKLHYKDEEMIRLAHETTELNKQIFQQNQEIDRLRYYESRANDGNVLQNELQMALEQLQQLGSTASPKKDHSCDHGNHHDHDHDHNAHHHPQYEHDQQHDLHREIEILKQEKEELVKVINSFQSRAKPSPCHETSSPGPVDQQDAISDNVSTVSLPTHEAMEKLQERFKRTILEVADLSEEKQRLEHLVMQLQGETETIGEYITLYQQQRRLLKQKDMERDLQLEQLANDREVMKLKLKELNFLVHQLVLEKCGKNSSSVAVSPTGQYSAQHSSPVPLIEQAASPQGHAPSGRIENGEHHEEKVQIKSTETAGRILSLLTDIKEANIPYGSGVQHCSCCSGRLETV from the exons atgGCAGACAAGGCAGAGAAAATTGCAGCAGCGAGAAAAAAG CTAAAACAGTACCAATCAAAGCAGAAACAAGACTCTGTCGTAAAAAGCGGCAACAGTTCCGCAAGGGAAACGCCCGTCCCAGCCACTACTGCTGCCGGTAACAGTGAGCCACATTCGTCTGTGTGCTCCGCGATAACAACCGTCGAAGATGCTCTAAACCAGAATAGCATTAGTCAAACGGCGTCTTCAGCAACGCAACCATCGTCCTATGCGGGGGCGGCTAGTTTTTTCAACAACAATGGTCAGCTGATGCCGGATTTTTTCACCATGGAACCCCAGGTTGCCCAGGTGCCCGAAAAACCGATGGAAGCTTCCCTCAACAGCATCAACCGAATTTCCGACGAAATCGGCCAACTGATTGCGAATGCTAATGCCGATTTGGGACCACAGAACACTATCTTAGAGTTGGAATCGGAAAAAGCCGATCTCTCCAGGACACTAAATGCTCAAAAGCTAGAGAATGACGAGCTGCGGTTGAGGCTACGAAACAACCAATCGGTGGTGGAGGAATTGAAGAATGAGATCGATAAACTGAAGCTGGAGAATAGTACCAAGGTTACCAGCGAGTTAGGGCCGATTCAGGAACAGCTGCGCATGCAAATTCAAGCGGTGGGTGCTTTAGTCGGAGAAAAGGCAGAACTGACAGCAACTGTCAGCAAGTATCAGAGTTTGGTTAGAGAAAAAACAACTGAAAACGATGAGCTGCAGAACCGACTGAAGGCATCCCGAGGAGCagttcaaaaattggaaaaagagCTGGAGTCGATTAAGCAATCTGGTAATCGATTTGAGGACCTTGAGCGAACCATAAAGAACCAACTAAACGAATACCAAGATGAGGCTAATAAATTTCGTAAACTGTACGAAGATCTCCAGGAGGACTTGGGAGAACTGAAGCAAAAGCTTCAGGTTCGAAACCAGGAATTCCAGTCCGCTCAGAGGCAGCTGGAGCAAGCGCAATCCGAGTTGGGTCTTGCAAAGTTGCGCGTTGAACAGCTTTCCTCGGACGATGATATGGATTCTAACATGAAGATTGAAGCACTTAGTCAGCAGAACCTTATAAAGGCTCAGCAAATCAAAGATCTACAagaaattatcaaacaaatcggTAACGAGCGGGATCAAAGCAATCAACAGTATCAGAACTACGTACTGCACCTCAACAAGGAGGTATCCAATTTGGCCGACAAGATACAGGAGTTGACCGAGGAGAACAATCGACTCTCCACCCGAGAGGACAATCTGGTTCGCCACGTAGGGGAATTGGAACGACAAATACAGCAACAAATGGTTAAGGCGAAACTGTATGCTTCCCAGCAGCAAGAAGACACGGTAGAGGAACAACAACGGACCACGCTCGAAAGCGAGCTGCAGTTATTGAAGGAACAGATTGCCAATTTTGAGATGGAACGAACTGAACGATGG AAACAAAGTGATTCTATCGAAAAATTACAACAAGAGTATGAGGAAAAGCTTAAACAAAGTGAAAATGAATTGGCTCAGCTTAAGCTGACGACCGAACGTCTACAGATGGATAAACCGGACACGGCCAAATTACTGGCGGAGCTAGAAGTTGCAAAAGTAGAATCATCACGGGCGGTAGCGCAAAATGTCGAACTGAAGTCGCAACTTGAGGAAATGCAAAGAGCATTTGTTCAAATC AGCAATGACAAACTGGAGCTTACAGATAAGCTGCAATCGGAATTGCACTTGGGACGAGAGATGAAGGCTACCTATGGACAATTGGAGTCGGAGCTCAACACGACTCGGGAGAAACTACACTATAAAGACGAGGAAATGATTCGACTGGCACACGAAACTACCGAGCTGAACAAGCAAATCTTTCAGCAAAATCAAGAAATAGACCGATTGCGATATTACGAGTCACGTGCCAACGATGGAAATGTGCTGCAAAATGAGTTACAAATGGCACTGGAGCAACTGCAACAGCTGGGATCCACGGCATCACCGAAAAAGGACCACAGTTGCGATCATGGCAACCATCATGATCATGATCACGACCACAATGCTCATCATCACCCTCAGTATGAGCACGACCAGCAGCACGATCTTCATCGTGAAATTGAAATACTGAAGCAAGAGAAAGAAGAACTAGTAAAAGTTATCAACTCTTTTCAAAGTAGAGCTAAGCCAAGTCCATGCCATGAGACAAGTTCGCCGGGTCCAGTGGACCAGCAGGACGCCATTAGTGATAATGTTTCAACGGTGAGTCTTCCGACCCACGAAGCCATGGAAAAACTGCAGGAACGGTTCAAGCGAACCATCCTGGAAGTGGCCGACTTGTCGGAGGAGAAGCAACGCTTGGAGCACCTGGTAATGCAACTACAGGGAGAAACCGAAACCATTGGGGAATACATCACACTTTATCAGCAGCAGCGGAGGCTGCTGAAGCAGAAAGACATGGAACGCGATCTGCAGCTGGAACAGCTAGCCAACGATCGCGAAGTTATGAAACTGAAGCTGAAAGAGCTCAACTTTTTGGTGCATCAGTTGGTGCTGGAGAAATGTGGCAAAAATTCTTCCTCTGTCGCAGTGTCCCCAACCGGTCAGTACAGTGCACAGCACTCTTCACCGGTACCGCTAATCGAGCAGGCAGCCAGTCCGCAAGGCCATGCTCCCTCGGGGCGAATCGAGAATGGAGAACATCACGaggaaaaggtgcaaattaaaTCCACTGAAACCGCTGGCAGAATACTGTCCTTGCTAACCGACATTAAGGAAGCGAACATACCGTACGGAAGCGGAGTACAGCATTGCTCGTGCTGTTCGGGACGGCTGGAAACGGTCTAG